In Rhodomicrobium lacus, the following proteins share a genomic window:
- a CDS encoding magnesium chelatase subunit H yields MQKRTSAASSTPVRFVIVTLDSHLASAVERAKETLADELPGLRITLHAASEWGQNPELLDECLDDIREGDIILTTMLFIEEHIKAVLPALEARRDHCDAMIACMSASEVARVTKMGGFNMDGSDKGVLSLLKKLKPKKKEGESQPANAGAKQMAMLRRLPKILRFIPGAAQDVRAYFLTLQYWLAGSDDNIAHMVRYLVNRYASGPRQALRGKISAAEPVEYPEVGVYHPTLKNRVGHSIDELPHAKGSDKGTVGVLVMRSYVLAGNSLHYDGMIETLEKRGLNVIPVFASGLDAREAIERYFIENGRSKIDALVSLTGFSLVGGPAYNDAKGAQEILARLDVPYISVQPVEFQTLQQWAGDVRGLMPVESTMMVAIPELDGATGPAVFGGRSDCTDAPCPGCELGCVFPASTARDMHSCVERADMISSRVERLIQLRKSARAERKLGVVMFCFPPNAGNIGTAMSLAVFESLYNTLQRLKAEGYTVELPESVDALRERVIGGNSARYGTPANVLARIPVNDYIRAEKWLPQIEKAWGAAPGRQQTDGATVFVLGETFGNVFVGIQPAMGYEGDPMRLLFERGFAPTHAFSAFYRWLRDDFGVHALLHFGTHGALEFMPGKQTGLSGDCWPDRLIGDLPNFYLYAANNPSEGTLAKRRSAATVVSYLTPPVTQAGLYRGLLDLKASVQRWREFTPETVDAEKEALAALIQAQASAVDLAEAEPQWPAAEVEGKVAALINAVIELEETLIPHGLHVVGKPATDDERRDLLAFAAEALDGFSPPHDLIRAVAGGQSPEEALKRAGLERSEQNIAKLAKLAEMYNHLGEDAELPAIVRALDARYIRPVAGGDIIRNPDILPTGRNIHGFDPFRIPSVFAMKEGEKQAARLLDRHMAEGNALPESVAFVLWGTDNLKTEGEPIAQALALMGARPRLDSYGRVCGASLVPLEELGRPRIDVVMTMSGIFRDLLPLQMKLLAEASYEAAIADEPLDRNFIRKHALAYQTSQNCDMETASLRVFSNGDGAYGANVNLLVDSGAWQDEDELAETYSRRKSFAYGRQGKPMAQPALLKTMLADVDLAYQNLDSVDLGVTTIDQYFDTLGGITRSVKRAKGGKDLPVYISDQTRGEGKVRTLSEQVSLETRTRALNPKWYEGMLEHGYEGVRQIEATVTNTMGWSATTGQVDPWVYQRLTQTYVLDETMRKRLAALNPTATARMVNRLNEAYERNYWKPDDETLDALRKASEELEDQIEGVGMVEEAA; encoded by the coding sequence ATGCAAAAGCGCACTTCAGCCGCTAGCAGCACACCCGTGCGCTTCGTCATTGTAACGCTCGACAGCCATCTGGCGAGCGCCGTCGAGCGTGCCAAGGAGACGCTGGCAGACGAACTGCCGGGCCTTCGCATCACGCTTCACGCCGCGAGCGAGTGGGGTCAGAACCCCGAGCTTCTCGACGAGTGCCTCGACGACATCCGCGAGGGCGACATCATCCTCACCACGATGCTGTTCATCGAGGAGCACATCAAGGCGGTGCTGCCCGCGCTCGAAGCGCGCCGCGACCATTGCGACGCCATGATTGCCTGCATGTCGGCGAGCGAAGTCGCGCGCGTCACCAAGATGGGCGGCTTCAACATGGACGGCTCGGACAAGGGCGTCCTGTCGCTTTTGAAGAAGCTGAAGCCGAAGAAGAAGGAAGGCGAGAGCCAACCGGCGAACGCCGGCGCCAAGCAGATGGCCATGCTGCGCCGCCTGCCGAAGATCCTGCGCTTCATCCCCGGCGCCGCGCAGGACGTGCGCGCCTACTTCCTCACGCTGCAATACTGGCTCGCCGGTTCCGACGACAATATTGCGCACATGGTTCGCTATCTTGTGAACCGCTATGCGAGCGGCCCGCGCCAGGCTCTGCGCGGCAAGATCAGCGCGGCCGAGCCGGTGGAATATCCCGAGGTCGGCGTTTATCACCCGACGCTTAAAAATCGCGTCGGGCACAGCATCGACGAACTGCCGCACGCAAAGGGCAGCGACAAGGGCACGGTCGGCGTGCTCGTCATGCGTTCCTACGTGCTCGCGGGCAATTCGCTCCATTATGACGGCATGATCGAGACGCTGGAGAAGCGGGGCTTGAACGTGATTCCCGTCTTCGCGAGCGGCCTCGACGCGCGCGAGGCGATCGAGCGTTATTTCATCGAGAACGGCAGGTCGAAGATCGACGCGCTCGTCTCGCTCACCGGCTTCTCGCTCGTCGGTGGTCCGGCCTATAATGACGCCAAGGGCGCGCAGGAAATTCTTGCGAGGCTCGACGTCCCTTATATCTCCGTCCAGCCGGTCGAATTCCAGACGCTTCAGCAATGGGCGGGCGACGTTCGCGGGCTTATGCCCGTGGAAAGCACTATGATGGTGGCGATCCCCGAACTTGACGGCGCCACGGGTCCGGCGGTGTTCGGCGGCCGATCCGACTGCACCGACGCGCCTTGCCCCGGCTGCGAACTCGGCTGCGTCTTCCCGGCCTCGACCGCCCGCGACATGCATTCCTGCGTCGAACGCGCCGATATGATCTCTTCGCGTGTCGAGCGTCTGATCCAGCTTCGGAAGAGCGCGCGCGCGGAGCGAAAGCTCGGCGTCGTGATGTTCTGTTTCCCGCCGAATGCTGGCAACATCGGCACGGCGATGTCGCTTGCGGTGTTCGAGTCGCTCTACAACACGCTTCAACGGCTGAAGGCGGAAGGCTACACCGTCGAGCTGCCCGAGTCCGTCGATGCGCTGCGTGAACGCGTGATCGGCGGCAATTCGGCCCGTTACGGCACGCCCGCCAACGTGCTGGCCCGCATCCCGGTTAACGATTACATTCGCGCCGAGAAGTGGCTGCCGCAGATCGAAAAGGCGTGGGGCGCCGCTCCCGGCCGCCAGCAGACCGATGGCGCGACGGTGTTCGTGCTCGGCGAGACGTTCGGCAATGTGTTCGTCGGCATCCAGCCCGCGATGGGCTATGAAGGCGATCCGATGCGCTTGCTGTTCGAGCGCGGTTTCGCGCCGACGCATGCCTTCTCGGCGTTCTACCGCTGGCTGCGTGACGATTTCGGCGTGCACGCGCTGCTGCATTTCGGCACCCATGGCGCGCTCGAATTCATGCCGGGCAAGCAAACCGGCCTCTCGGGCGACTGCTGGCCGGACCGGCTCATTGGCGACCTGCCGAACTTCTATCTCTATGCGGCGAACAACCCGTCGGAAGGCACGCTCGCGAAGCGCCGCAGTGCGGCGACGGTCGTCAGCTATCTGACGCCGCCCGTCACGCAGGCGGGGCTTTATCGCGGGCTGCTCGACCTCAAGGCTTCGGTGCAGCGCTGGCGCGAGTTCACCCCCGAGACGGTCGACGCCGAGAAGGAAGCACTCGCCGCGCTCATTCAGGCGCAGGCTTCCGCCGTCGATCTCGCCGAAGCCGAGCCGCAATGGCCTGCGGCCGAGGTCGAAGGCAAGGTGGCGGCGCTCATCAATGCCGTGATTGAGCTTGAAGAGACGCTGATCCCGCATGGCCTCCACGTGGTTGGAAAGCCGGCGACCGACGACGAGCGGCGCGACCTTCTCGCCTTCGCCGCCGAGGCGCTCGACGGTTTCAGCCCGCCTCACGATCTGATCCGCGCCGTAGCGGGTGGCCAGTCGCCGGAGGAGGCGCTGAAGCGCGCGGGGCTCGAACGCTCCGAGCAGAATATCGCCAAGCTCGCCAAGCTCGCGGAGATGTACAACCACCTCGGCGAGGACGCGGAACTGCCCGCCATCGTGCGCGCGCTCGACGCCCGCTACATCCGCCCCGTCGCGGGCGGCGACATCATCCGCAATCCCGACATCCTGCCAACCGGCCGTAACATCCACGGCTTCGACCCCTTCCGCATCCCGAGCGTGTTCGCGATGAAGGAAGGCGAGAAGCAGGCGGCGCGGCTCCTCGACCGCCATATGGCGGAAGGCAACGCGCTGCCCGAATCGGTCGCGTTCGTGCTCTGGGGCACCGACAACCTCAAGACGGAAGGCGAGCCGATCGCGCAGGCGCTGGCGCTCATGGGCGCGCGCCCGCGTCTTGACAGCTATGGCCGCGTGTGCGGTGCCTCGCTCGTGCCGCTCGAAGAACTCGGCCGCCCGCGCATCGACGTGGTGATGACCATGTCGGGCATCTTCCGCGACCTCCTGCCCTTGCAGATGAAGCTGCTCGCGGAAGCGTCCTACGAGGCCGCCATCGCGGACGAGCCGCTCGACAGGAACTTCATCCGCAAACACGCGCTCGCCTATCAGACGTCGCAAAACTGCGACATGGAAACGGCCTCGCTTCGCGTTTTCTCGAACGGAGACGGCGCTTACGGCGCGAACGTCAACCTGCTCGTCGACTCGGGCGCATGGCAGGACGAGGACGAACTGGCCGAGACCTACAGCCGCCGCAAGTCGTTCGCCTACGGACGGCAGGGCAAGCCGATGGCGCAGCCCGCGCTCCTGAAGACGATGCTCGCGGACGTCGATCTCGCCTATCAGAACCTCGATTCGGTCGATCTCGGCGTGACCACCATCGACCAGTATTTCGATACGCTGGGCGGCATCACGCGGTCGGTCAAGCGCGCGAAAGGTGGCAAGGATCTGCCCGTCTATATCAGCGACCAGACGCGCGGCGAGGGCAAGGTGCGCACGCTTTCCGAGCAGGTTTCGCTTGAGACGCGCACACGGGCGCTCAACCCGAAATGGTATGAAGGCATGCTGGAGCACGGCTATGAGGGCGTGCGCCAGATCGAGGCGACCGTCACCAACACGATGGGCTGGTCGGCGACGACAGGGCAGGTCGATCCATGGGTCTATCAGCGCCTCACGCAGACCTATGTGCTTGACGAAACGATGCGCAAGCGGCTCGCGGCCTTGAACCCGACAGCGACCGCGCGCATGGTGAACCGTCTGAACGAAGCTTACGAACGCAACTACTGGAAGCCGGACGACGAGACGCTCGACGCTCTTCGCAAGGCGTCCGAGGAACTCGAAGACCAGATAGAAGGGGTTGGCATGGTAGAGGAAGCCGCATGA
- the ppsR gene encoding transcriptional regulator PpsR, with the protein MEILVSRNVNSFQAPKKSLGSLNASVIARLISAAADVALVVDKSGIVKDIAVGSEDLANAGFGEWIGVPWVDTVTPESRHKVEELLREAALKVPTRWREVNHTAPGGDLVPVRYSALQIRSDGRIVAFGRDLRALASLQQQLVDAQLSIERDYARLRQSELRYRLLFQIASEAIVIADAWSGRITEVNPAAQTLIGESSKKLTAQTLVDLVDPADAAALHDLLATVRSTGAGDSVVLRLAGLDRRFTFSSSFFRQGASAFILARIAPVDPQVCECMPGKTGMLDRILERLPEGFVTTDADGRVLSANTAFLDLAQLSNPEQAQGHALENWLGRSGVDMNVLMANLREHGSVRGFPTIVNGAYGSLEDVEVSAVSVPNGQQPGFGFVIRSSATRASQQKAARPANLARSVDQLTELVGRVSLKDLVRESSDLIEKLCIEAALELTGDNRASAAEMLGLSRQSLYVKLRRYGLGDLQPEGSGE; encoded by the coding sequence ATGGAGATCCTGGTCTCTCGCAACGTGAACTCGTTTCAGGCACCGAAGAAGTCGCTTGGTTCGCTGAACGCCAGCGTCATCGCGAGGCTGATCTCCGCCGCGGCCGATGTTGCGCTCGTCGTCGACAAGAGCGGCATCGTCAAGGATATCGCCGTCGGCAGCGAAGACCTCGCCAACGCCGGTTTCGGCGAATGGATCGGTGTGCCCTGGGTCGACACCGTGACGCCGGAAAGCCGCCACAAGGTTGAGGAACTGCTCCGCGAGGCCGCGCTCAAGGTTCCCACACGGTGGCGCGAAGTCAACCACACCGCACCCGGCGGCGATCTCGTGCCGGTGCGTTATTCCGCGCTCCAGATTCGCTCCGACGGCCGCATCGTCGCCTTCGGACGCGACCTTCGCGCGCTGGCGAGCCTCCAGCAGCAACTCGTCGACGCACAGCTTTCGATCGAACGCGATTACGCGCGGCTGAGGCAGTCCGAGCTTCGTTACCGGCTGCTCTTTCAGATCGCGTCGGAAGCCATCGTCATCGCAGACGCCTGGTCCGGCCGCATCACCGAGGTGAACCCCGCCGCGCAGACGCTGATCGGCGAATCGTCGAAGAAGCTCACCGCGCAGACACTCGTCGACCTCGTCGATCCGGCCGACGCCGCCGCGCTTCATGACCTTCTCGCAACCGTCCGCTCCACGGGGGCGGGCGACAGTGTCGTCTTGCGGCTCGCGGGTCTCGACCGGCGCTTCACCTTTTCAAGCTCGTTCTTCCGGCAAGGGGCCAGCGCATTCATCCTCGCGCGGATCGCGCCCGTCGATCCTCAGGTGTGCGAATGCATGCCCGGCAAGACGGGCATGCTCGACAGAATTCTCGAACGGCTGCCCGAAGGCTTCGTCACGACCGATGCCGATGGGCGCGTGCTTTCCGCCAACACCGCCTTTCTCGATCTCGCGCAGCTTTCAAATCCCGAGCAGGCGCAGGGCCATGCTCTCGAAAACTGGCTTGGCCGCTCCGGCGTCGACATGAACGTGCTGATGGCCAACCTTCGCGAGCACGGCTCCGTTCGCGGCTTCCCGACAATCGTCAATGGAGCCTATGGCTCGCTGGAAGATGTCGAAGTTTCCGCCGTGTCCGTGCCGAATGGGCAGCAGCCCGGTTTCGGTTTCGTCATTCGTTCGTCCGCGACACGAGCCTCACAGCAAAAGGCCGCGCGCCCGGCGAACCTCGCGCGATCCGTCGATCAACTGACCGAACTTGTCGGGCGCGTCTCGCTGAAGGATCTCGTGCGCGAATCGAGCGACCTCATCGAGAAGCTTTGTATCGAGGCCGCGCTCGAACTGACCGGCGACAATCGGGCCTCGGCGGCGGAAATGCTGGGGCTGTCGCGCCAGAGCCTGTATGTGAAGCTTCGCCGCTACGGGCTCGGCGATCTGCAACCGGAAGGCAGCGGCGAATAG
- a CDS encoding ferredoxin:protochlorophyllide reductase (ATP-dependent) subunit N — protein MSIENAVADAGCQDRQVRHERGQRAVFCGLTSIVWLHRKIQDAFFLVVGSRTCAHLIQSAAGVMIFAEPRFGTAIIEERDLAGLADMNEELDRVVNRLLERRPDIRMLFLVASCPSEVIKLDLDRAAQRLSANFAGSVGIFSYSGSGLDTTFTQGEDTCLASLVPVLPEAGRDAPRSLMVVGTLADVVEDQFARLFRDIGLENVHFFPPRDSQHLPPVGENTRFLLAQPFLTETARTLQRRGARHIPAPFPLGEEGTTGWLQAAARTFGVPDERFEAVVAAPRERARRALSAHKAKLEGKSIFFFPDSQLEVPLARFASRELDMTLAEVGTPYLHRQHLAAELDLLHKDVVICEGQDVERQLDRCRQARPDLTVCGLGLANPLEAEGLATKWSIELLFTPIQGYDQAGDLAELFARPLNRRGRLEV, from the coding sequence ATGAGCATTGAAAACGCCGTCGCTGACGCTGGTTGTCAGGACCGGCAGGTTCGTCACGAACGCGGCCAGCGCGCCGTTTTCTGCGGGCTTACCAGCATCGTCTGGCTGCATCGCAAGATTCAGGATGCCTTCTTCCTTGTCGTCGGCTCCAGAACCTGCGCGCATCTGATCCAGTCGGCCGCCGGTGTGATGATCTTCGCGGAGCCTCGCTTTGGCACCGCCATTATAGAAGAACGGGATCTGGCGGGCCTCGCCGACATGAACGAGGAACTCGACCGCGTGGTGAACCGGCTGCTGGAACGCCGCCCGGACATCAGGATGCTGTTTCTCGTCGCCTCATGCCCATCCGAGGTGATCAAGCTCGATCTCGATCGCGCGGCGCAGCGGCTTTCGGCGAACTTCGCGGGCAGCGTCGGCATTTTCAGCTATTCCGGCAGCGGCCTCGACACGACCTTCACGCAGGGCGAGGACACCTGTCTCGCGTCGCTGGTGCCGGTTCTCCCGGAAGCGGGCCGGGACGCCCCTCGCTCGCTGATGGTCGTCGGCACGCTTGCGGATGTGGTGGAGGATCAGTTCGCCAGGCTTTTCCGCGACATAGGCCTTGAAAATGTGCATTTCTTCCCGCCGCGCGACAGTCAGCATCTGCCGCCGGTCGGCGAGAACACCCGGTTTCTTCTCGCGCAGCCATTCCTCACGGAAACCGCTCGCACACTTCAGCGTCGCGGCGCGCGGCACATCCCGGCTCCGTTTCCGCTGGGCGAGGAAGGCACGACAGGCTGGCTGCAGGCTGCGGCGAGAACCTTCGGCGTGCCGGACGAGCGCTTCGAGGCCGTTGTCGCCGCGCCGCGCGAACGCGCAAGACGGGCGCTCTCCGCGCACAAGGCGAAGCTCGAAGGCAAATCCATCTTCTTCTTCCCCGATTCGCAGCTGGAGGTGCCCCTCGCGCGCTTCGCGAGCCGGGAACTCGACATGACGCTCGCGGAGGTGGGCACGCCCTATCTTCACCGCCAGCATCTTGCGGCGGAACTCGATCTGCTTCACAAGGACGTCGTGATCTGCGAAGGACAGGACGTCGAACGCCAACTCGACCGTTGCCGCCAGGCGCGCCCCGATCTGACGGTGTGCGGCCTCGGCCTTGCCAACCCGCTCGAAGCGGAAGGTCTCGCAACAAAATGGTCGATCGAGCTTCTATTTACGCCGATCCAGGGCTACGATCAGGCTGGCGATCTCGCGGAGCTTTTCGCGCGGCCGCTGAATCGTCGCGGGCGGCTGGAGGTTTAA
- a CDS encoding cobalamin-dependent protein, producing the protein MPIKPAAADAGDFTPSDIERFTSLLLSPDGSGASAFLDRRRDEGYEPETILLGLFGPAAVRLGHLWESDHCGFTQVTIAVSRLRELLRTRAVSYEFNAQIWHHGRRALLASTPGDQHTLGLFVVESFFRRDGWDVWGGQIDSSEEITHLVGRQWFAVAGFSLSSERFLDRLASLIRSVRRHSCNRDIGVLVGGAVFLQQPDLVERVGADAFATDGRLAVLRARTLLAQKPLRN; encoded by the coding sequence ATGCCCATAAAGCCCGCAGCGGCTGACGCGGGAGACTTCACCCCGAGCGATATTGAGCGCTTCACGTCTCTCCTGTTGTCGCCCGACGGCTCGGGCGCGTCAGCCTTCCTCGACCGCAGGCGCGACGAGGGCTACGAACCGGAGACCATCCTTCTCGGCCTTTTTGGACCTGCGGCAGTTCGTCTCGGGCATCTCTGGGAATCCGACCATTGCGGCTTCACGCAGGTGACGATTGCCGTTTCGCGCCTTCGGGAACTGCTGCGGACACGCGCCGTTTCCTACGAATTCAACGCGCAAATCTGGCATCACGGACGGCGCGCGCTCCTTGCCTCCACGCCCGGCGACCAGCACACGCTGGGATTGTTCGTGGTCGAATCTTTTTTTCGCCGCGACGGTTGGGATGTGTGGGGGGGACAGATTGACTCGAGCGAGGAAATTACCCACTTAGTCGGCAGGCAATGGTTCGCCGTCGCCGGGTTCTCTCTCAGTTCGGAGCGATTTCTGGATCGGCTGGCGTCGCTGATCCGAAGTGTCCGGCGGCACTCGTGCAACCGCGATATCGGCGTGCTTGTAGGCGGCGCGGTGTTCCTTCAGCAGCCTGATTTGGTGGAGCGGGTTGGAGCCGACGCATTTGCCACCGACGGGCGTTTGGCTGTCTTGCGGGCGCGAACCTTACTCGCGCAGAAGCCTCTGCGTAATTAG
- the chlG gene encoding chlorophyll synthase ChlG, with translation MNRPDFATILEYMKPITWFAPMWAFGCGLISSGFSFGSNWQIVVAGVLLAGPMVCGTSQAVNDWYDRHVDAINEPNRPIPSGRLPGNWGFYISVTWTILSLILATTLGFWGFAAATLGLILAWMYSAPPFRLKQNGWWGNLACGLAYEGLPWITAAAIIAAALPDWRILTVALLYSLGAHGIMTLNDFKSVEGDIKMGVRSLPVQLGVRNAAWLACVVMALPQVIVIGLLVSWDSLWHAGIVSALLVAQFVLMRRFLGNPREQAIWYNATGTTLYVLGMLVTAFALRPLLQGQM, from the coding sequence ATGAACCGGCCCGACTTTGCAACCATCCTCGAATACATGAAGCCCATCACGTGGTTCGCACCCATGTGGGCTTTCGGCTGCGGACTGATCTCTTCAGGCTTCAGCTTCGGCAGCAACTGGCAGATCGTGGTCGCGGGCGTGCTGCTCGCGGGCCCCATGGTCTGTGGCACGAGCCAGGCCGTCAACGACTGGTACGACCGCCACGTCGACGCCATCAACGAGCCGAACCGGCCCATCCCGTCCGGGCGACTGCCCGGAAACTGGGGTTTCTATATCTCCGTCACATGGACGATCCTCTCGCTGATCCTTGCGACCACGCTGGGTTTCTGGGGTTTCGCCGCGGCGACCCTCGGCCTCATCCTTGCGTGGATGTACAGCGCGCCGCCCTTCCGCCTGAAGCAGAACGGCTGGTGGGGCAATCTCGCCTGCGGGCTCGCCTATGAAGGGCTGCCGTGGATTACCGCCGCCGCCATCATTGCCGCCGCGCTTCCCGACTGGCGCATCCTGACGGTCGCGCTTCTATACAGCCTCGGCGCGCATGGCATCATGACGCTGAACGACTTCAAGTCTGTCGAAGGCGACATCAAGATGGGCGTGCGCTCCCTGCCCGTGCAGCTCGGCGTTCGCAACGCCGCTTGGCTCGCCTGCGTCGTCATGGCGTTGCCGCAGGTGATCGTGATCGGCCTTCTCGTCTCGTGGGACAGCCTGTGGCACGCGGGCATCGTCTCGGCGCTTCTCGTCGCGCAGTTCGTGTTGATGCGCCGCTTCCTCGGAAACCCGCGCGAGCAGGCGATCTGGTACAACGCCACGGGCACCACGCTCTACGTGCTCGGGATGCTCGTCACGGCTTTCGCATTGCGTCCGTTGTTGCAGGGTCAGATGTAA
- the bchF gene encoding 2-vinyl bacteriochlorophyllide hydratase, with translation MQQKLGKKPRRPLYTPEERIRRDASPWTIVQGVLAPLQFLVFLVSLGLVVRYLATGTGEYAATVSIVVKTLVLYTIMITGAIWEKKVFGQYLLAPAFFWEDVMSFLVIALHTAYLAALVYGVFDTRTQMFIALAAYTAYVVNAAQFLLKLRAARLDEARAAAEPKAAVEPEMAQ, from the coding sequence ATGCAACAAAAGCTGGGCAAAAAACCGCGACGCCCGCTTTACACGCCTGAAGAACGCATCCGCCGCGACGCCTCCCCCTGGACCATCGTTCAGGGCGTGCTCGCGCCATTGCAGTTTCTCGTCTTTCTTGTAAGCCTTGGGCTTGTGGTCCGCTATCTCGCGACCGGCACGGGCGAATATGCGGCGACGGTGTCCATCGTCGTCAAGACGCTGGTCCTGTATACGATCATGATTACCGGCGCGATCTGGGAGAAGAAGGTTTTCGGGCAGTATCTGCTGGCGCCTGCCTTCTTCTGGGAAGACGTGATGAGCTTCCTCGTCATCGCGCTCCACACCGCCTATCTTGCCGCTCTCGTCTATGGTGTGTTCGATACGCGGACGCAGATGTTCATCGCGCTCGCGGCCTACACGGCTTACGTCGTGAACGCGGCGCAATTCCTTCTCAAGCTTCGCGCTGCCCGCCTCGACGAGGCGAGGGCCGCCGCCGAACCGAAAGCCGCAGTCGAGCCGGAGATGGCGCAATGA
- the bchB gene encoding ferredoxin:protochlorophyllide reductase (ATP-dependent) subunit B has product MQLTVWTYEGPPHIGAMRVATAMTGVHYVLHAPQGDTYADLLFTMIERRDKRPPVTYTTFQARDLGTDTAELFQAALAEAYERFKPQALLVGSSCTAELIQDDPGGLAEALGLPVPVIPLELPAYQKKENWGAAETFYRIVRTLAGPRQGQERPKNERPLANLLGPTALGFRHRDDILEITRLLDSMGIGVNVVAPLGASPADIQRIPDADFNVVLYPEHALSTAQWLERAFKQPYTKTVPIGVTATRAFIAEVAQVAGVSADVTERTRLPWYSRSVDSTYLTGKRVFIFGDATHALAAARVASKELGFQVVGLGTYSREFAREIRAAAAEYGVQPLITDDYLEVESAVRDSNPELVLGTQMERHVAKRLGIPCAVISAPVHVQDFPARYSPQMGFEGANVLFDTWVHPLMMGLEEHLLRMFREDFEFQEAPSHLGAAPQAPKEAPVAREAAAATAQAAAVAVAARPAESSGTAAAPVWLADAEAELRKIPFFVRGKAKRNTERYAAEKGISNITVETLYDAKAHFSR; this is encoded by the coding sequence ATGCAACTCACCGTATGGACCTATGAAGGCCCGCCGCATATCGGAGCGATGCGCGTCGCCACCGCGATGACGGGCGTTCATTATGTCCTTCATGCGCCGCAGGGCGACACCTACGCCGACCTTCTCTTCACAATGATCGAGCGCCGCGACAAGCGTCCGCCCGTCACCTACACGACATTTCAGGCGCGCGATCTCGGCACCGACACGGCGGAACTGTTTCAGGCGGCGCTTGCCGAAGCCTACGAGCGGTTCAAGCCGCAGGCGCTGCTCGTCGGCTCGTCATGTACGGCCGAACTCATTCAGGACGACCCCGGCGGTCTCGCCGAAGCGCTCGGCCTGCCGGTTCCCGTGATCCCGCTCGAACTGCCCGCCTATCAGAAGAAAGAAAACTGGGGCGCGGCCGAAACCTTCTATCGTATCGTCCGCACCCTCGCGGGTCCGCGTCAGGGGCAGGAGCGCCCGAAGAACGAGCGTCCCCTTGCGAATCTCCTCGGCCCGACCGCTCTCGGCTTCCGCCATCGCGACGACATCCTCGAAATCACGCGCCTTCTCGACAGCATGGGCATCGGCGTCAACGTGGTAGCGCCGCTAGGAGCCTCGCCCGCCGACATCCAGCGCATTCCCGACGCGGATTTCAACGTCGTGCTCTATCCCGAACACGCGCTGTCGACCGCGCAGTGGCTGGAGCGCGCTTTCAAGCAGCCCTATACGAAGACCGTGCCCATCGGCGTCACCGCGACGCGTGCCTTCATCGCCGAGGTCGCCCAAGTCGCCGGCGTGTCCGCAGACGTGACGGAGCGTACGCGGCTGCCGTGGTACTCCCGTTCGGTCGACTCGACGTACCTTACCGGCAAGCGCGTCTTCATCTTCGGCGACGCGACGCATGCGCTCGCCGCCGCCCGCGTGGCCTCGAAGGAACTTGGTTTCCAGGTCGTCGGCCTCGGCACCTACAGCCGCGAATTTGCCCGCGAGATCCGCGCCGCCGCCGCCGAATACGGGGTTCAGCCGCTGATCACCGACGATTACCTCGAAGTCGAATCGGCAGTCCGCGACTCCAATCCGGAACTCGTGCTCGGCACGCAGATGGAGCGGCATGTCGCCAAGCGCCTCGGCATCCCTTGCGCCGTCATCTCCGCGCCTGTCCACGTTCAGGATTTCCCGGCGCGCTATTCGCCGCAGATGGGTTTCGAGGGCGCGAACGTGCTGTTCGACACGTGGGTGCATCCGCTCATGATGGGCCTCGAAGAGCATCTGCTTCGCATGTTCCGCGAGGATTTCGAGTTTCAGGAGGCCCCCTCGCATCTCGGCGCTGCGCCGCAAGCCCCGAAGGAAGCGCCCGTCGCGCGAGAGGCTGCGGCCGCCACGGCTCAGGCGGCCGCAGTTGCGGTGGCCGCGCGGCCCGCGGAAAGCTCCGGCACGGCCGCAGCGCCGGTGTGGCTCGCCGACGCCGAGGCCGAGCTTCGCAAAATTCCTTTCTTCGTTCGCGGCAAGGCGAAACGGAACACCGAGCGCTACGCCGCCGAAAAAGGCATCTCGAACATTACGGTAGAGACACTTTACGATGCAAAAGCGCACTTCAGCCGCTAG